A stretch of Dromaius novaehollandiae isolate bDroNov1 chromosome 8, bDroNov1.hap1, whole genome shotgun sequence DNA encodes these proteins:
- the TMEM69 gene encoding transmembrane protein 69 isoform X2 produces MFHLVQRCCFQISFKLQKLTGPRLLQYGKNKTTCSSPLTLHLHRDVCLLSRSLSLNRASLYATKLQAFHASIPLLKKKPPKEPETKDLDPTQYRMKSLKDSPKPALYLSLAGLIPFVSVPLVMAIQGTYYPELAFAQITYGAVIVSFLGGIRWGFAVPENSPAKPDWLNLANSTVPPLFAWQALLFKDVTHGAILLVMGLGIALHYDLALLPTYPGWFKALRIVVTVLAALSLIATATLKTIDSEKQQSNSTNTWKNTK; encoded by the exons ATGTTTCATCTCGTGCAACGATGCTGCTTCCAGATATCTTTCAAG CTCCAGAAGTTAACTGGTCCCAGACTGCTGCAGTATGGAAAGAATAAGACAACTTGCTCTTCTCCTCTCACCCTCCATCTGCACAGAGATGTTTGTCTTCTTTCAAGATCTCTAAGCCTCAACCGAGCATCACTATACGCAACTAAGCTCCAGGCATTTCACGCCTCTATTCCCCTCTTAAAGAAAAAGCCCCCCAAAGAACCTGAGACCAAAGACTTGGACCCAACGCAATACCGTATGAAGTCACTGAAGGATTCTCCAAAGCCAGCCCTTTACTTAAGCCTTGCAGGGCTAATTCCATTTGTTTCTGTGCCACTGGTAATGGCCATCCAAGGGACCTACTACCCTGAGCTGGCATTTGCTCAGATTACATATGGTGCTGTAATAGTCTCTTTCCTAGGAGGAATCAGGTGGGGATTTGCTGTCCCAGAAAACAGTCCAGCCAAGCCAGACTGGCTGAACCTAGCTAACAGTACAGTTCCTCCTTTATTTgcttggcaagccttactttttaAAGATGTCACCCATGGTGCAATCCTGCTTGTAATGGGTTTAGGGATAGCACTACATTATGACCTTGCTCTTCTTCCTACTTACCCTGGTTGGTTTAAAGCACTGAGGATAGTGGTAACAGTGTTGGCAGCATTATCACTAATAGCCACTGCAACACTGAAGACAATTGattcagagaaacagcaaagTAACAGCACAAATACATGGAAGAacacaaaataa
- the IPP gene encoding actin-binding protein IPP has protein sequence MACAAATRGGGSPFSSDRHARLLLAQINRLRGGQSFCDVRLEVGPEAFAVHRLVLAASSPYFAALFAGGMKESGRDVVRIAGVEAGTFHTLLDFIYTGVVSIGEHNVQELIVAADMLQLTEVVELCCEFLKGQIDPLNCIGLFQFSEQIACHDLLEFTESYIHAHFLEVQSGEEFLALTKEQLVKILRSEDLSIEDEYQVFTAAMQWILKDPGKRKKHVVEVLEPVRFPLLPAQRLLKYIEGVPDFSLRVALQTLLKEYCEVCKSPKENKVSSFLQASKARPRRKARKYLYAVGGYTRLQGGRWSDSRALSCVERFDTFSHYWTTVSSLHQARSGLGVAVVGGMVYAIGGEKDSMIFDCTECYDPVTKQWAAVASMNHPRCGLGVCTCYGAIYALGGWVGAEIGNTIERFDPEENSWDVVGSMAVPRYCFGCCEMQGLIYVVGGISNEGVELRSFEVYDPISKRWSELPPMGTRRAYLGVAALNDCIYAVGGWNESQDALATVERYSFDEEKWVEVASMKIPRAGVCVVAVNGFLYASGGRAPSHDFAAPVTSDSVEVYNPHMDSWTEIANMITSRCEGGVAVL, from the exons ATGGCGTGCGCCGCCGCaacgcggggcggcgggagccccttCTCTTCGGACCGGCACGCCCGCCTCCTCCTGGCCCAGATCAACCGGCTGCGGGGCGGGCAGAGCTTCTGCGACGTGCGGCTGGAGGTGGGCCCGGAGGCGTTCGCCGTGCACCGCCTGGTGCTGGCGGCTAGCAGCCCCTACTTCGCGGCGCTCTTCGCGGGGGGCATGAAGGAGTCCGGCCGCGACGTGGTGCGGATCGCGGGCGTCGAGGCGGGCACCTTCCACACGCTCCTCGACTTCATTTACACAG GAGTGGTGAGCATCGGGGAGCACAACGTTCAGGAGCTGATAGTCGCCGCGGACATGCTGCAGCTCACTGAGGTCGTGGAGCTCTGTTGCGAGTTCCTGAAGGGACAGATCGACCCCTTGAACTGCATCGGCCTCTTCCAGTTCTCCGAGCAAATTGCCTGCCATGACTTGTTGGAGTTCACCGAGAGCTACATCCATGCTCACTTCCTGGAAGTGCAGAGCGGGGAGGAGTTCCTGGCACTAACAAAAGAGCAGCTGGTTAAGATCCTGCGAAGTGAGGACCTAAGCATAGAGGATGAGTACCAGGTTTTTACAGCTGCAATGCAATGGATTCTGAAGGATccgggaaaaagaaagaaacatgtaGTAGAAGTATTGGAGCCTGTTCGATTCCCTCTGttaccagcacaaagactcttaAAATACATAGAAG GTGTTCCAGATTTCAGCCTTCGAGTGGCCTTGCAAACTCTGTTGAAAGAATACTGTGAAGTCTGTAAATCTCCCAAAGAGAACAAGGTCAGCAGTTTTCTGCAAGCTTCTAAAGCTCGTCCCCGGAGGAAAGCCAGGAAGTACCTTTATGCAGTAG GTGGATACACCCGATTACAAGGAGGACGCTGGAGTGACAGCAGAGCCCTCAGCTGTGTGGAGCGGTTTGACACCTTCAGCCACTACTGGACCACAGTGTCTTCTCTCCACCAGGCCCGGAGTGGGCTGGGTGTGGCTGTTGTGGGAGGAATGGTCTATGCCATTGGAG GTGAAAAGGACTCGATGATTTTTGACTGTACCGAATGTTATGATCCTGTTACAAAGCAGTGGGCTGCTGTGGCTTCCATGAACCATCCCCGCTGTGGACTGGGAGTGTGCACATGTTACGGTGCTATTTATGCTTTGG GAGGCTGGGTTGGTGCAGAGATTGGCAACACAATTGAAAGATTTGATCCTGAAGAGAATAGTTGGGATGTGGTGGGAAGCATGGCTGTGCCCCGGTACTGCTTTGGGTGTTGTGAAATGCAAG GTTTGATATATGTTGTTGGCGGTATCAGCAATGAAGGAGTAGAGTTACGTTCTTTTGAAGTCTATGATCCAATATCTAAACGTTGGTCTGAGCTTCCTCCAATGGGAACCCGAAGAGCATACCTTGGTGTAGCTGCTCTCAACGATTGTATTTATGCTGTGGGAGGCTGGAATGAATCTCAGGATGCACTTGCCACTGTAGAAAGATACTCCTTTGATGAG GAAAAGTGGGTTGAAGTTGCATCAATGAAGATACCAAGAGCTGGTGTCTGTGTTGTGGCTGTGAATGGATTTCTTTATGCCTCGGGAGGCCGTGCTCCCAGTCATGATTTTGCTGCTCCAGTAACCTCTGACTCTGTTGAAGTGTATAACCCTCATATGGACAGTTGGACTGAAATTGCCAACATGATCACCAGCCGCTGTGAAGGAGGTGTAGCTGTGCTGTAA